A single genomic interval of Lathyrus oleraceus cultivar Zhongwan6 chromosome 7, CAAS_Psat_ZW6_1.0, whole genome shotgun sequence harbors:
- the LOC127102267 gene encoding uncharacterized protein LOC127102267 has translation MICDNVKKAQDRQKSYTDNRRRPLEFKEGDHVFLKATPRLRLKGPFKSRKLSLRYVRPYQIIERIGEVDYRLALPSFLSEMRDVFHVSQLQKFIPDPLQPILPDSVGIKANLTFEPQPSRVVIRETKVLRNKEITLVKVRWDALHPGDATRELEYEMPEAYPHLFQTIFKFEDEFLFKGGGCNTPSFLKYSK, from the coding sequence ATGATTTGTGATAACGTAAAGAAGGCACAAGACCGCCAAAAGAGTTATACAGATAACAGAAGAAGACCATTAGAATTTAAGGAAGGTGATCATGTATTCTTGAAGGCTACTCCAAGGTTAAGATTGAAAGGACCATTTAAGTCGCGGAAGTTAAGTCTGAGATACGTGAGACCATATCAGATTATAGAAAGAATTGGTGAAGTAGATTACAGATTAGCCTTACCATCTTTTCTATCTGAGATGCgtgatgtttttcatgtgtctcaacTACAGAAGTTCATTCCTGATCCTCTTCAACCAATTCTTCCAGATTCAGTGGGAATAAAAGCAAATCTAACTTTTGAACCTCAACCAAGTCGTGTTGTAATAAGAGAAACTAAGGTGTTAAGGAACAAGGAAATTACTCTTGTTAAAGTTCGGTGGGATGCATTACATCCGGGTGATGCTACTCGGGAACTTGAGTATGAAATGCCGGAAGCCTACCCTCACCTTTTTCAGACAATCTTTAAATTCGAGGACGAATTTTTATTTAAGGGGGGAGGATGCAATACCCCGAGTTTTCTTAAATACTCTAAATGA
- the LOC127101560 gene encoding protein LSD1, producing the protein MQSQLVCNGCRNMLLYPRGATNVCCALCNTISPVPPPGMDMSQLYCGGCRTLLMYTRGATSVRCSCCHTVNLAPVSNQVAHVPCANCRTTLMYPYGAPSVKCAVCHYITNINMSNGRVPVPANRPQGTTNLGTLPSTSTSMPQSQGQTVVVENPMSVDSSGKLVSNVVVGVTTDKK; encoded by the exons ATGCAGAGCCAACTTGTGTGTAATGGTTGCAGGAACATGCTGCTTTACCCTAGAGGGGCAACCAATGTTTGTTGTGCATTGTGCAACACAATTTCGCCGGTTCCTCCGCCTG GGATGGATATGTCTCAACTTTATTGTGGAGGATGTAGGACATTGCTAATGTACACACGTGGAGCTACGAGTGTCAGATGTTCTTGTTGTCACACCGTAAACCTTGCTCCAG TATCTAATCAAGTCGCCCATGTCCCTTGCGCTAACTGCCGGACAACACTCATGTATCCTTATGGAGCTCCTTCAGTCAAATGTGCTGTTTGTCACTATATAACTAATATCAAT ATGTCCAACGGAAGGGTTCCAGTTCCTGCTAATAGACCTCAGGGGACAACCAACTTGGGAACATTACCTTCTACTTCAACA TCAATGCCGCAATCTCAGGGCCAAACTGTGGTGGTAGAAAATCCAATGTCTGTTGATTCGAGTGGAAAATTG GTGAGCAATGTTGTTGTCGGCGTTACAACAGATAAGAAATAA